One region of candidate division KSB1 bacterium genomic DNA includes:
- a CDS encoding OPT/YSL family transporter: protein MNQHKQIAPTPEKPGFTPRAAMIAVALSLFLLASSSYIAIKIGAMPWPIIFSVIVAGGVLRLRSKQVNVHEINVAQAGASVGGLVASGLVFTIPGILFLNHTQSANIAWPGAWMLALITVAGGVLGVALSVPLKKTFIDQENLPYPAGMAGAELLLLGMQGGKMLFAIVTIGAAAGIFALLRDLYFPAGFTITALTAAGIFLTFYPMPLAISTGYILGPKAGFSWLGGAIIGWLFIIPILMSRQFPSASAMAWTQNLGMGMVLGSGLGFFASYIIPRLKVIFLPLLRSDRRYSFSLPLISMLSAMTLMLADVPLLAACLAVVGVWIMVAVAARMTGETNIDPLEQFGIFVGLVIAFIYSSFALQLTPFASFMIVAFVSVACAVAGDIGHDYKSAQIVGTRFMDIVKVDLIAVIAAGLAAPFVLELIRKSFADQLFTPLMPAPQARLVAGSIFGFQYPHVFLAGLGFTFLFELANALLPKKHRNQVLMMPLGIGLFLGMGLAIPMTIGAIIRIIVDKKYPNAYHTALLIAAGVMGGEGIAGFTAGALTTTGLPYTTGARILLALLLLVGLMAMKAYRAEAIRR from the coding sequence GTGAATCAGCACAAGCAGATTGCTCCCACCCCTGAGAAGCCGGGTTTCACCCCACGCGCGGCGATGATCGCCGTGGCGCTTTCCTTGTTTTTGCTCGCCAGCTCGTCGTACATCGCCATCAAAATCGGCGCCATGCCGTGGCCGATCATTTTTTCCGTGATTGTGGCCGGCGGCGTTTTGCGTTTGCGCTCCAAGCAAGTGAATGTTCATGAAATCAACGTGGCGCAGGCGGGCGCGAGCGTCGGCGGGCTGGTCGCCTCGGGCCTCGTTTTCACGATTCCGGGCATTCTCTTTTTGAACCACACGCAAAGCGCAAATATCGCCTGGCCAGGTGCATGGATGCTGGCGCTGATCACTGTTGCCGGCGGCGTGCTCGGCGTGGCTTTGTCTGTGCCTTTGAAAAAAACTTTTATCGATCAGGAAAATCTGCCTTATCCCGCCGGCATGGCGGGCGCGGAATTGTTGCTGCTCGGCATGCAAGGCGGGAAAATGCTGTTTGCCATCGTCACCATCGGCGCGGCGGCTGGCATTTTTGCGCTATTGCGGGATTTGTATTTTCCGGCGGGATTCACGATCACGGCGCTCACCGCGGCCGGTATTTTTCTCACGTTTTATCCGATGCCCTTGGCCATCAGTACCGGCTACATTCTCGGCCCCAAAGCCGGCTTCTCGTGGCTCGGCGGCGCGATCATCGGCTGGCTGTTCATCATTCCCATTCTGATGAGCCGGCAATTTCCCTCCGCCTCGGCCATGGCGTGGACGCAGAATTTGGGCATGGGCATGGTGCTCGGCTCGGGCCTCGGCTTTTTTGCAAGCTACATCATTCCGCGTTTGAAGGTCATTTTTTTGCCGCTGCTGCGCAGCGATCGGCGCTACTCGTTTTCACTGCCGCTGATCTCCATGCTGTCGGCGATGACATTAATGCTCGCGGATGTGCCGCTATTGGCCGCGTGTCTGGCAGTGGTCGGCGTCTGGATCATGGTCGCCGTGGCGGCGCGCATGACCGGCGAGACCAACATCGATCCGTTGGAGCAATTCGGAATTTTTGTCGGCCTCGTCATCGCCTTCATTTATTCTTCTTTCGCATTGCAGCTCACTCCATTTGCCTCGTTCATGATCGTAGCGTTCGTCAGCGTGGCCTGCGCGGTAGCGGGAGACATCGGCCATGATTACAAGTCCGCGCAAATCGTCGGCACGCGATTCATGGACATTGTCAAAGTGGATTTGATCGCTGTCATCGCCGCCGGACTGGCCGCACCGTTCGTGCTCGAATTGATTAGAAAAAGTTTTGCCGATCAGCTTTTCACCCCGCTCATGCCAGCGCCGCAGGCGCGCCTGGTTGCCGGCAGCATTTTCGGTTTTCAATATCCCCACGTGTTTCTCGCCGGCTTGGGCTTCACCTTTCTGTTCGAACTCGCCAACGCCCTCCTGCCGAAAAAACATCGCAACCAAGTTCTGATGATGCCGCTGGGCATCGGCTTGTTTCTCGGCATGGGCCTGGCGATTCCCATGACGATCGGCGCCATCATTCGAATCATCGTAGACAAAAAATATCCGAATGCCTATCATACGGCTTTGTTGATTGCCGCCGGTGTCATGGGTGGCGAAGGCATTGCCGGATTCACTGCGGGAGCTTTGACCACGACGGGCTTGCCCTATACAACCGGCGCGCGAATTCTTCTTGCTTTATTGCTGCTGGTGGGATTGATGGCGATGAAAGCATATCGGGCCGAAGCGATACGGAGATAG
- the glgB gene encoding 1,4-alpha-glucan branching protein GlgB has translation MESPAALNLPTVPASEILKILHGDHGDPFAVLGMHPVKIDAKTVIAVRAFLPEAQSARVAEIGGAGQLHGMTRIENSDFFEAVFTERREAFRYQIEITEHDGQTRRFDDPYCFLPVLSDFDLHLFGEGTHLEIYEKLGSHVMTIGGVSGVYFAVWAPNARRVSVIGNFNRWDGRRHPMRIHPGAGVWEIFIPGLGEGEIYKYEIKTRQGLLRIKTDPYAFRMERRPNNAAIVQCLDHFQWHDTAWMAQRGAINLLDKPMAIYEVHLGSWRRKSNAEDDWLNYRELAPQLAEYVKEMGFTHVELMPVMEYPYDPSWGYQVTGYYAPTSRYGPPEDFAYFVDYLHQRGIGVILDWVPAHFPRDDYALRRFDGTALYEHDDPRLGEHPDWGTLVFNFGRHEVRNFLIANAVFWLEKYHVDGLRVDAVASMLYLDYSRKEGEWMPNKYGGRENIEAIDFLRKLNEVVHQRFPGAVMIAEESTAWPMVSRPTYLGGLGFTFKWNMGWMNDFLKYMTQDPIHRKYHHHLVTFSLIYAFTENFILVLSHDEVVHGKRALLDKMPGDVWKKFANLRAALAFMYGHPGKKLLFMGAELGQWWEWNQAESIHWHLLEHESHRKLQQFVKDLNQLYLSQPALYEIDYSWEGFQWIDFQDADASLISFFRRGKDPDEVLVFACNFTPIVRQNYRIGLPRPGFYREVLNSDSEYYWGSNVGNGGGVTAEEIPSHHQPYSAAITFPPLAVVVFKREQPPALILEKDKQPAASDPDERSQQPQRPGGSYETQPATSSEQPGHE, from the coding sequence ATGGAATCCCCTGCTGCACTGAATTTGCCGACAGTTCCGGCGTCTGAAATTTTAAAAATTCTGCATGGCGATCACGGCGATCCGTTTGCCGTTTTGGGCATGCATCCGGTGAAAATTGACGCCAAAACCGTCATCGCGGTGCGGGCGTTTTTGCCGGAGGCGCAATCAGCCCGGGTCGCGGAAATCGGCGGCGCCGGACAGCTTCACGGGATGACGCGGATCGAAAATTCGGATTTTTTCGAGGCGGTTTTTACGGAGCGACGCGAAGCGTTTCGCTATCAAATCGAGATCACCGAGCACGACGGGCAGACGCGTCGTTTTGACGATCCGTATTGCTTCCTGCCGGTGCTGAGCGATTTCGATTTGCATCTTTTCGGCGAGGGCACGCATCTGGAAATTTACGAAAAACTCGGCAGCCACGTGATGACCATCGGCGGCGTAAGCGGCGTCTATTTCGCCGTGTGGGCGCCAAATGCGCGGCGGGTGAGCGTGATCGGCAATTTCAACCGCTGGGACGGCCGGCGGCATCCGATGCGCATTCATCCCGGCGCCGGCGTGTGGGAAATTTTCATTCCCGGATTGGGTGAGGGCGAGATTTACAAATATGAAATCAAAACCCGGCAGGGCTTGCTGCGCATCAAAACCGATCCTTACGCTTTTCGCATGGAACGGCGGCCCAACAACGCGGCCATTGTGCAATGCCTCGATCATTTTCAATGGCACGACACGGCCTGGATGGCGCAGCGTGGCGCGATCAACCTGTTGGACAAACCCATGGCGATTTATGAGGTGCATCTCGGCTCCTGGCGGCGGAAATCGAATGCGGAAGATGATTGGTTGAATTATCGCGAACTCGCACCGCAACTCGCCGAGTACGTCAAAGAAATGGGGTTCACGCACGTCGAGCTGATGCCGGTGATGGAATATCCGTATGACCCTTCCTGGGGTTATCAAGTCACCGGCTATTATGCGCCGACCAGCCGTTACGGCCCACCGGAAGATTTTGCCTATTTCGTCGATTATCTGCATCAGCGTGGCATCGGCGTGATTCTCGATTGGGTGCCGGCGCATTTTCCGCGCGACGACTATGCGCTGCGCCGCTTCGACGGCACGGCGCTGTACGAGCACGACGATCCCCGTTTGGGCGAGCATCCGGATTGGGGCACGCTGGTGTTCAATTTTGGCCGCCACGAAGTGCGCAATTTTCTTATTGCCAATGCCGTCTTTTGGCTCGAAAAATATCACGTCGACGGGCTGCGCGTCGATGCCGTGGCCTCGATGCTGTATCTCGATTACTCGCGCAAAGAAGGGGAGTGGATGCCGAACAAATATGGCGGACGCGAAAACATCGAAGCGATTGATTTTCTCCGCAAACTCAATGAAGTTGTGCACCAACGTTTCCCCGGCGCGGTGATGATTGCCGAGGAATCGACGGCGTGGCCCATGGTGTCGCGGCCAACGTATCTCGGCGGCCTCGGGTTTACATTCAAATGGAACATGGGATGGATGAATGATTTTCTCAAGTATATGACGCAAGATCCGATTCACCGCAAGTATCACCACCACCTCGTCACGTTTTCGCTGATCTATGCGTTCACGGAAAATTTTATTCTGGTGCTGTCGCATGACGAAGTGGTGCACGGCAAGCGCGCGCTGCTCGACAAAATGCCCGGCGACGTGTGGAAAAAATTCGCAAATCTGCGCGCGGCACTGGCGTTCATGTACGGCCATCCCGGCAAAAAACTTTTGTTCATGGGCGCTGAGCTCGGCCAATGGTGGGAGTGGAACCAGGCCGAGAGCATTCACTGGCATTTGCTCGAGCACGAATCGCATCGCAAGCTCCAGCAATTCGTGAAAGACCTCAACCAGCTTTATCTCAGCCAGCCGGCGCTGTACGAAATCGATTACTCGTGGGAGGGTTTTCAATGGATCGATTTTCAAGATGCGGACGCCAGCCTGATTTCTTTCTTCCGTCGCGGCAAAGATCCCGACGAGGTGTTGGTGTTTGCCTGTAATTTTACCCCGATTGTCCGGCAAAATTATCGCATCGGCTTGCCGCGGCCCGGCTTCTATCGCGAGGTGTTGAACAGCGATTCCGAGTATTATTGGGGCAGCAACGTCGGCAATGGCGGAGGCGTCACCGCGGAGGAAATTCCTTCGCACCATCAGCCGTATTCCGCCGCCATCACGTTCCCGCCGCTGGCTGTCGTCGTTTTCAAACGCGAACAACCTCCCGCTTTGATCTTGGAAAAGGACAAGCAGCCTGCAGCAAGCGACCCCGATGAGCGTAGCCAACAACCTCAACGGCCAGGCGGCTCGTATGAGACGCAGCCGGCAACCAGCAGCGAGCAACCAGGACATGAATAA
- a CDS encoding sodium:solute symporter, which translates to MNNLFWDVAIIVVYFITIIGIGLYMGRREESMEDFALGGRKIPWWAVFASIIAAETSAATFLGIPAEGYRLQNALYVQLMIGTILARIIIAYIFIKPFYHYRVYTVYEFLEKRFGPKSRVAGSVIFLVTRVLASGVRVYIAAVVLVVAWKFLTGASPTLAQYVIAISIMTLVTCIYTMIGGIKAVIWTDLIQASVMFGGALISLAVIVYLIPGGWEGIKTGTDNFANFKIFSTGLAEERTLYDALISILSQEYTIFAALIGYVFLVMSTHGTDQDMVQRMLTATDYKRSRLSLILSGVADVPIALAFVTIGIFLYAYFQLVPDANLPEAHNEIFAYFIINKMPVGLRGLIIAGVFATAMGSLSAALNALATSFVKDFYTPYFKKNATEKHYVFAARVFTFVFAVLMVIVASLAAYSVIHNPKLTIIPIALGILGYTYGALLGMFLIGMLTRTRGHDVGNLFAMCCGFVTVLLLSGTANTVLGWFGIAPLPIIKIAFTWYIMFGCIVTFLVGVLFRSSASRR; encoded by the coding sequence ATGAATAACCTCTTCTGGGATGTTGCGATCATCGTTGTATATTTCATCACCATCATCGGTATCGGTTTGTACATGGGCCGCCGCGAGGAGAGCATGGAAGACTTTGCGCTCGGCGGCCGCAAAATTCCCTGGTGGGCGGTGTTCGCCTCGATCATCGCCGCGGAAACCAGCGCCGCGACCTTTCTCGGCATCCCGGCCGAGGGCTATCGCCTGCAAAACGCGCTTTACGTGCAGTTGATGATCGGGACGATTCTGGCGCGAATCATCATCGCGTATATTTTTATCAAGCCGTTTTATCATTATCGCGTTTACACCGTCTACGAATTTCTCGAAAAGCGCTTCGGCCCGAAGTCGCGCGTCGCCGGCAGCGTGATCTTTCTCGTCACGCGCGTCTTGGCCAGCGGCGTGCGCGTCTACATCGCGGCCGTCGTGCTGGTCGTCGCCTGGAAGTTTCTCACCGGCGCCTCGCCGACCCTGGCGCAATACGTCATCGCCATCAGCATCATGACGCTGGTGACTTGCATCTACACAATGATCGGCGGCATCAAAGCGGTGATTTGGACGGATCTGATTCAGGCGAGCGTGATGTTCGGCGGCGCGCTGATTTCACTCGCCGTCATCGTCTATCTCATCCCCGGTGGCTGGGAGGGCATCAAAACCGGCACGGATAATTTCGCCAATTTCAAAATTTTTTCGACGGGATTGGCTGAAGAGCGCACGCTCTACGACGCGCTGATCAGCATTCTCAGCCAGGAATACACGATCTTCGCCGCGCTGATCGGCTATGTTTTTCTGGTGATGTCGACGCACGGCACGGATCAGGACATGGTGCAGCGCATGTTGACGGCGACTGATTACAAGCGCAGTCGCTTGTCGCTCATTCTTTCCGGCGTGGCAGATGTTCCGATTGCGCTGGCGTTCGTCACGATCGGCATTTTTTTGTATGCTTATTTTCAGTTGGTGCCTGATGCCAACTTGCCGGAAGCGCATAACGAAATTTTCGCCTACTTTATCATCAACAAAATGCCGGTTGGCCTGCGCGGGCTGATTATCGCCGGCGTCTTCGCCACGGCCATGGGCTCGCTGAGCGCCGCGCTGAATGCCCTCGCCACCAGCTTTGTCAAGGATTTTTATACGCCGTATTTCAAAAAAAACGCCACGGAAAAACACTATGTTTTCGCCGCCAGGGTTTTCACCTTCGTCTTCGCGGTGCTGATGGTCATCGTCGCTTCGCTCGCGGCTTATTCGGTGATTCACAATCCCAAGCTCACGATCATCCCGATTGCCCTGGGCATTCTCGGCTACACCTACGGCGCGCTGCTCGGCATGTTTCTCATCGGCATGTTGACCCGCACGCGCGGCCATGACGTTGGCAACCTTTTCGCCATGTGTTGCGGATTTGTCACCGTTTTGCTTCTCAGCGGCACGGCCAACACCGTGCTCGGCTGGTTCGGGATTGCGCCCTTGCCGATCATAAAAATTGCGTTTACGTGGTACATCATGTTTGGGTGTATTGTAACCTTTCTGGTCGGCGTCTTGTTTCGGAGTAGCGCCTCGAGGCGCTAA
- a CDS encoding undecaprenyl-diphosphate phosphatase, translating into MNEIIIAIILGIVEGLTEFLPVSSTGHLILAQNWLDFTGEKANAFVVFIQLGAIFAVVGYFRQRIWRAIMAIVGKPTAGNPHGLLPKQARRFFSGVALAFIPAAVLGLFFEEIIEMFLFKPQPVAMALIAGGVAILLIEQFRPATKTSIAESITLSQAWWIGVAQCAALIPGMSRSASTIMGGLLAGLSHAAAAEFSFFLSIPTLGAASLYKLFDVAPLLSSDDAVVFATGFFVSLVVAWIVIAGFMAFIKRHSFKAFAWYRIVFGLVILLMIWFGVELRVGN; encoded by the coding sequence ATGAATGAAATTATTATTGCGATCATTTTGGGAATTGTTGAAGGCTTGACGGAATTTCTCCCGGTCAGCTCGACGGGGCATTTGATCTTGGCGCAAAACTGGCTCGATTTTACCGGCGAAAAAGCCAACGCCTTTGTTGTTTTCATCCAGCTCGGCGCCATTTTCGCGGTGGTGGGATACTTCCGGCAGCGAATTTGGCGCGCCATCATGGCGATTGTGGGCAAGCCCACCGCCGGCAATCCACACGGGCTGCTGCCGAAACAAGCGCGCCGGTTTTTTTCCGGCGTCGCGCTGGCGTTCATTCCGGCGGCGGTGCTCGGGCTTTTTTTTGAAGAAATCATCGAGATGTTTTTATTCAAGCCCCAGCCGGTTGCCATGGCGTTGATCGCCGGCGGCGTGGCGATTTTGTTAATCGAGCAATTCCGGCCCGCGACCAAAACCTCGATCGCGGAATCGATTACGCTCTCACAAGCCTGGTGGATCGGCGTGGCCCAATGCGCCGCCCTTATTCCCGGCATGTCGCGCTCAGCCTCGACAATCATGGGCGGGTTGTTGGCGGGCTTGAGCCACGCCGCTGCCGCTGAATTTTCATTTTTTTTGTCGATTCCGACTTTGGGGGCGGCGAGCTTGTACAAACTTTTCGATGTTGCGCCGCTGCTGTCCAGCGATGACGCCGTGGTTTTTGCCACCGGATTTTTTGTTTCCCTCGTCGTGGCATGGATCGTCATCGCCGGCTTCATGGCCTTCATCAAGCGCCACAGCTTCAAAGCCTTCGCGTGGTATCGCATTGTTTTCGGCCTCGTGATTTTGCTGATGATCTGGTTCGGCGTCGAATTGCGCGTCGGCAACTGA
- a CDS encoding SRPBCC family protein, translated as MSMLKERIEIKKPIEEVWPYLDLRRWPKISPIFQHVEAQDEAMQVGARFLVTAGPGETKVQYHVEIMACDESLGRLVYKRSGGPLPGTSEWSLTKSANGTRVDYTNHYQHDLASPALSSISRAMIRFLDDLRQAIEK; from the coding sequence ATGTCGATGCTCAAGGAACGAATCGAAATCAAGAAGCCGATTGAAGAAGTGTGGCCATATTTGGATCTGCGGCGTTGGCCGAAGATTTCGCCAATTTTCCAGCACGTCGAAGCACAGGATGAGGCGATGCAGGTGGGCGCGCGCTTTCTGGTCACGGCCGGTCCCGGCGAGACGAAAGTTCAATATCACGTCGAGATCATGGCCTGCGATGAGAGCTTGGGCCGCTTGGTTTACAAGCGTAGCGGCGGCCCCTTGCCGGGAACCAGCGAATGGTCGCTCACCAAAAGTGCCAATGGCACGAGAGTCGATTACACCAATCACTATCAACACGATTTGGCCTCGCCGGCGTTAAGCTCGATTTCACGCGCCATGATCCGTTTTCTCGATGACCTGCGCCAGGCGATTGAGAAATAG
- a CDS encoding tetratricopeptide repeat protein translates to MCQDGSRRRLGYLAGGVATFLLNAFASETPGFPQQPEATAFYQRGKTYYQKGDYENAIADFTLAIKIKPDYVQAYLSRGNAYCDQRDYDRAIDDYTQALKLNPNDITAYNNRGNAHLLKNDVAQALADFDQAIRLNPNLAKAYSNRGIAYTHRGDYDRAIVDFARVIKLNPRDAEAYYKRGKAYLYQNRLDNALADYNQAITLQPNIAEAYADRGHIYLKKAVHDSAIADFTRALKCRPDLAEAYAGRGTAYAEKERFDRAIADFDRAIQLKREKIIATQNRSGDFLPTIKLKPEDAELYYNRGRAYHALGKFNRAIADYTQAINIKPSHAFAYFIRGTAYRDKGDKAKAVFDFMKVLEVTNEPMLRKKAQEELQGLGVN, encoded by the coding sequence ATGTGCCAGGATGGTTCACGGCGGCGCCTGGGATATTTGGCCGGCGGCGTCGCAACTTTTTTGTTGAACGCTTTTGCCAGCGAAACCCCCGGCTTTCCGCAACAGCCGGAGGCGACGGCGTTCTATCAGCGCGGCAAAACGTATTATCAAAAAGGCGATTATGAAAATGCCATCGCTGATTTCACCCTCGCCATCAAGATCAAACCGGATTATGTTCAAGCCTACCTGAGCCGCGGCAACGCCTACTGCGATCAACGCGATTACGACCGCGCGATTGATGATTACACGCAAGCCCTCAAACTCAATCCCAATGACATCACTGCCTACAATAATCGCGGAAATGCCCATCTCCTCAAAAACGATGTCGCGCAGGCTCTGGCCGATTTCGATCAGGCGATTCGGCTCAATCCCAATTTGGCCAAGGCCTACAGCAATCGTGGCATCGCTTACACGCATCGCGGCGACTACGATCGCGCGATTGTTGATTTTGCCCGGGTCATCAAATTGAATCCGCGAGACGCCGAGGCCTATTACAAGCGCGGCAAGGCTTATCTTTATCAAAATCGCCTTGACAACGCGCTCGCCGATTATAACCAAGCGATCACGCTGCAGCCCAACATTGCCGAGGCGTATGCGGATCGCGGCCATATTTATCTCAAAAAAGCCGTCCATGACTCGGCGATTGCCGACTTCACACGCGCGCTCAAGTGCCGGCCGGATTTGGCCGAAGCTTATGCCGGCCGCGGCACGGCCTACGCGGAAAAAGAGCGCTTCGACCGCGCCATTGCTGATTTTGACCGCGCGATTCAATTGAAACGCGAAAAAATCATTGCCACCCAAAATCGCAGCGGTGATTTCCTTCCCACCATCAAGCTCAAACCGGAAGACGCCGAGCTTTACTACAATCGCGGCCGGGCTTATCACGCGCTCGGCAAGTTCAATCGTGCCATTGCCGACTACACCCAGGCCATCAACATCAAGCCCAGCCATGCTTTTGCCTATTTCATTCGCGGCACCGCCTATCGCGACAAGGGCGATAAAGCCAAGGCCGTTTTTGATTTCATGAAAGTTTTGGAGGTGACCAACGAGCCGATGCTGCGAAAAAAAGCGCAAGAAGAGTTGCAAGGGTTGGGGGTAAATTAA
- a CDS encoding transposase has translation MAFLSWWCAEVEASGIPAFKKFVKTLKRHWSGIINYLEAKVANGILEGIPGKIQLARRRARGYRNLENFINMIYFIAGKLKFNYPHKST, from the coding sequence TTGGCTTTTTTATCGTGGTGGTGCGCCGAGGTTGAAGCCTCTGGCATTCCGGCATTCAAGAAATTCGTTAAAACGCTCAAGCGCCATTGGAGCGGCATCATTAATTATCTCGAAGCGAAAGTCGCCAATGGCATTCTGGAGGGCATCCCTGGCAAAATTCAGTTAGCCAGGCGGCGCGCCCGCGGTTATCGCAATCTTGAAAACTTCATCAACATGATCTATTTCATCGCAGGCAAACTCAAATTCAACTACCCACACAAATCAACATAG
- a CDS encoding DUF6141 family protein, whose amino-acid sequence MNSVVFFEEEQYFRQTWLWMALLPMSLLLLVVFGFGLYQQLYLGKPFGNKPMSNEGLVIAASVAALCGIGLPFLFYLMKLTVRVDSQYLHISFLPWRQKRIPLSDVVRWEACAYHPLRDFGGWGIRYAGKKKGWAYNVSGNQGVQLELNTGKRLLIGSQRPRELAEAIKRAKGI is encoded by the coding sequence ATGAACAGCGTTGTATTTTTTGAAGAAGAACAGTACTTTCGGCAGACCTGGTTGTGGATGGCGCTGCTGCCGATGTCGCTTTTGCTGCTCGTGGTTTTCGGCTTCGGGCTTTATCAACAGCTTTATCTCGGCAAGCCGTTCGGCAACAAGCCCATGTCGAACGAGGGGCTCGTGATCGCCGCAAGTGTGGCGGCGTTATGTGGAATCGGATTGCCGTTTTTATTTTATCTCATGAAACTCACGGTTCGAGTCGATTCCCAATACCTTCACATCAGTTTTCTGCCTTGGCGGCAAAAGCGCATACCGTTGAGTGATGTTGTGCGCTGGGAAGCGTGTGCTTATCATCCCTTGCGTGATTTTGGCGGCTGGGGAATTCGGTATGCCGGTAAAAAGAAAGGTTGGGCCTACAATGTCAGTGGCAACCAAGGTGTACAATTAGAATTGAACACCGGCAAGCGTTTGCTGATCGGATCACAACGCCCGCGCGAATTGGCCGAGGCGATCAAGCGCGCAAAAGGCATTTAA
- a CDS encoding Rrf2 family transcriptional regulator, which yields MSLIFSRQCEYALQAVLYLALQPPEKMTPIKDLAKKLDIPSPFLAKILQNLTRQGLLTSLKGPTGGFALARPAKDITLFHIVNAVDGDDFMNNCVLGFPECSGKNPCSVHEKWAGVRDAIHEMLVGKNISQMAKDMKKPRFKSS from the coding sequence ATGAGCCTGATTTTCAGCCGCCAATGTGAGTATGCGCTGCAAGCGGTGCTATATCTCGCTTTACAGCCGCCGGAAAAAATGACGCCGATTAAGGACCTGGCGAAAAAGTTGGACATCCCCTCGCCGTTTCTGGCGAAAATTCTGCAAAATTTGACCCGTCAGGGCTTGCTTACTTCGCTCAAAGGCCCGACCGGCGGTTTTGCTTTGGCGCGTCCGGCGAAAGACATCACGTTATTTCATATCGTAAACGCAGTGGATGGCGACGATTTTATGAACAATTGCGTGCTCGGCTTTCCGGAGTGTTCGGGCAAAAATCCCTGCTCGGTTCACGAAAAGTGGGCGGGCGTGCGTGATGCCATCCATGAAATGCTGGTCGGCAAAAATATCTCGCAAATGGCGAAGGACATGAAAAAGCCGCGATTCAAATCATCATGA